GCGTCTTGTAAAACGTATTTCTAAAGGCATTTCCATACCGGTTAATGACGAAAAAAAAATAGATCCGCAAAATGGTAAGGATATTATTTCAACTTTAGATGTTAATATTCAAGATGTAGCAGAAAGCGCCCTGAAAAATTGCCTAGACACCAACAATGCTGATTGGGGTTGTGCTATTTTGATGGAAGTAGCTACAGGACACATCAAAGCTATCACTAATCTTAAACACGAAAAAGACGGTTCATATAAAGAAACGTACAACTTTGCCATAGGGCGCAGAATGGATCCCGGTTCCACTTTTAAGTTGATATCTGCTATAATTGTTTTGGAAGAAGGCAAATACGATACCGGTACCCTGGTGAATACCGGGAGAAAAATATTTGATGGCAAATTAGTAGAAGATTCACATCCTGAAGGTTATGGTATGGTATCTCTAAAAAAAGCTTTTGAAAAATCTTCCAATGTAGGTTTAGCTGAAGCTGTGGTGAATACTTTTGGCAATAACAGACGAAAAATTAACTCCTATTTCGATAAACTGCGGGTAAACAAGCCTTTAGGATTAGAGTTATCGGGCGAGCCTAATCCTAATTATATAGATCCTAAAAATAACCTGCCCCGTATGGCTTTTGGTTATGGTGTGGAAATGACACCTTTGCAAATTCTTACCTTTTATAATGCCGTGGCTAACAATGGCAAAATAGTTAAACCTATGTTCGTTACGGACATCATGCAATCCGGTCAGGTTATTGAACACAAACCTACCGTGGTGTTAAAAGAAAAAATTTGCTCGGATGCAACTTTAAAAAAGATAAAAATAATGCTGGAAGGAGTGGTTTTGCACGGTACTGCACGCCGTATGAAAAACAATCAATATCCCATTGCCGGCAAAACTGGTACAGCCAAAATTTTAGAAGGTGGAAAATACATCCAGGAGTACAATGCCTCGTTTGTGGGATATTTCCCTGCTGATAACCCCCGGTATTCGTGTATAGTACTCATTAGCCGTCCTAAAAAAACTTTAAAATACGGAGCAGAACTTTCAGCTCCTGTTTTCAGGGAAATTGCCGACAGGGTGTATGCTACCCGGCTCAAAGGAATTGCCCGTACAAATGTTAAACGTGTAAATACAAAAGCAAGTGTACCTGATTCCTATGCAGGAAAATCAAAAGAAATTGAAACACTTTTTTCATTCCTTCAATACCCTTTGGCTACTAACCAAAACAGTAGCACATGGCTGGTAAACGAAAAAGGAAATGTAAAAAATATTGTTTGTAAGAAAGGAGTGGTTCCGGATGTGCAGGGACTAACAGCCAAAGATGCCGTTTATTTGATTGAAAAAGCAGGTTTAAATGTAAAACTAAGCGGAAATGGAAAAGTAAATAACCAGATTCCTGCCCCGGGAACAGTAGCAATAAAAGGAAATATTGTAACCCTCACTTTGGGTACAATTACTTCTACCATGAGAACAGTTACCACCGACAGCATCCCTGAAACATCCTTAACCACAACACAAAAAGTCAAAACAATAGTAAAACAACCTCCTTCCCAACCTAAAAAAACCGAGCAGAAAAAAAACAAAACACAGGCTATTAAGAAAAAAACTGAAAAGAAAACCATTATAAAAGATACGTTTTGAAAATATTAAAAGACATATTATATAAAACGGGTATTGTCAGCCTCGAAGGTTCCGGCGATAAAATTATTCAATCTGTATGCTTCGATTCGGCAGCCGTTAACAAAGGCAGTCTTTTCGTTGCCATTAAGGGCGGCAAACACGACGGACATTCATATATTTTACAAGCCATTGAAAATGGTGCTTCTGCAATAGTTTATCAAAATGATACAGGAGAAAAAATAAACGGAATTACTTACATTCGCGTATCCGATAGCAGCTATGCTTTGGGAATAATCGCTTCCAACTTTTACGACAATCCCTCTTCAAAACTAAAACTTGTTGGAATTACAGGAACCAATGGCAAAACAACCTTTGTAACCCTGATGTATCAGTTGTTCAAAACACTTGGATATAAAACAGGCTTACTTTCCACCATCCGGATTTTAATTGACAACAAAGAAATCCCTTCTACCCACACTACTCCCGATGCAGTACAAATTAACCGGATTTTGAATGAAATGGTACAATTAGGTGTTAGCCATTGCTTTATGGAAGTTAGCTCACATGCCATTGTGCAACATCGCATTGCAGGGTTGGTATTTACTGGTGGGGTCTTTTCAAATATTACCCATGACCATCTTGATTTTCACAACACCTTCAGCGAATACATTAAAGCCAAAAAAATATTTTTCGACCTGTTGCCGGCAGAGGCTTTTGCATTGACAAACAGCGACGATAAAAATGGAAAAGTGATGTTGCAAAATACGAAAGCTGCAAAAAAAACTTATTCCTTAAAAATGATGTCTGATTTTAAATGCAAAATCCTCGAAAACCAATTCGAAGGCTTGCAGTTGCAAATTGACGGAAATGATGTATGGTGCAGGTTAGTAGGCGAATTTAATGCATATAATCTACTCGCCGTGTATGCAACTGCAATTTTGCTTGGTGAAAATCAAGCCGAAGTGCTTACCGCATTGAGCATCCTGCAGCCGGCAGAAGGTCGCTTCGATTTTTTCAAAAGTAAAGAAGGAATAATAGCCATCATTGATTATGCCCACACGCCCGATGCCCTGCAAAATGTTTTACAAACAATAAATGACATCAGAGAAGGTAACGGAAAACTGATTACAGTAGCTGGTGCCGGAGGCGACCGCGACCGCAGCAAGCGCCCAATTATGGCTGCAATTACGTGTAATTTAAGCAATAAAGTTATCCTTACATCCGATAACCCCCGCTCAGAAGATCCCGCAGAAATAATCCGGGAAATGTACATGGGCGTTGACAAAATTCATGAAAAAAATGTGCTTTCAATCGTTGACAGGCGTGAAGCCATAAAAACTGCCTGCACTTTGGCTACACCGGGCGACATTATACTTATTGCGGGAAAAGGACACGAAAAATACCAGGAAATCAAAGGTGTAAAATACCATTTTGATGATAGGGAAATATTGAAAGAGTTTTTAAACGAAGAAATTCAATTATAAAAAGTCGAGCCATGTTTTATTATGTGTTTACATACCTTGATAAAGTCTGGGATTTTCCAGGAGCCGGAATGTTCCACTATATTTCGTTTAGGGCAGCACTTTCAATTATTACTTCGCTTACTATTTCGTTACTTTTTGGTAAACGGCTTATTAACTATTTGCAAAGAAAGCAAGTAGGCGAAACCATCCGGAATCTGGGACTGGAAGGTGAAAAAAACAAAGCTGGCACACCTACCATGGGTGGGCTTATCATTCTTGGTGCAATAGTAATTCCTACGCTTCTATTTGCCAAAGTGCTAAATATTTACATAATTCTTATCCTCGTTTCTACCCTGTGGCTCGGAATGATTGGCTTCCTCGACGACTACATTAAAGTTTTCAAAAAAGAAAAAAAAGGGCTTGCCGGTAAATTTAAAATTTTAGGACAAATCGGTCTGGGTTTAATTATCGGTGCTACCCTTTACTTCCACGAAGGAGTGGTAATCAGAGAAAAAGCAAAAGACCAGGGATATGTACAAACTACTAAAGCCCTGAATATTGAAAATGCAAAAGAAGCCCCTGGCTTTTTTGAAAAAGTCCCCGTGAAATCTACCAAAACAACCATTCCTTTCATTAAAGGACATGAATTTGATTATGCTGCTCTGATATCTTTCTTGGGTAACAATTACGAAAAATGGGCTTACTTGGTATTCATACCCATTGTTATTCTTATCATTACCGCTGTATCAAACGGCGTCAATATTACCGACGGGCTCGACGGGCTTGCCACCGGCACATCGTCTATCGTTGGTCTCACCTTAGGCATTTTGGCTTACGTTTCCGGTAATATATTTTTCGCAAATTATTTGAATATCATGTATATTCCTAATACAGGAGAATTAGTGGTATACGTGAGTGCCTTTGTAGGTGCCTGCGTAGGTTTTTTATGGTACAACACATATCCTGCACAGGTTTTTATGGGTGATACTGGCAGTTTGTCGCTGGGGGGCATCATAGCCGTTTTTGCCATCATGATACGTAAAGAATTACTTATTCCAATTTTATGCGGAATTTTTCTTATGGAAAATCTATCGGTAATGATGCAGGTTAGCTGGTTTAAATATACGAAGAAAAAATTTGGAGAAGGTAAACGGATTTTCAAAATGGCACCCTTGCATCACCATTATCAATTGAAAGGGTATCCGGAGCCTAAAATCGTGCAACGATTTATGATTATTGGAATTATGTTGGCTGTATTTACAATTATAACATTAAAAATAAGATAATTAATATGAAAGAACGGATTGTAGTCATCGGTGCTGGCGAAAGCGGAACAGGTGCAGCCGTTCTTGCAGTAAAAAAGAATTACGAAGTCTTTGTCTCCGACAAAGGTTCTATCAAAGAAAATTACAAAAACGTTCTTTTAAATAATGCAATAGAGTTTGAGGAAAACGGACACGACAGCAAAAAAATTCTGACTGCAGATTGGGTAATAAAAAGTCCGGGTATCCCAGAAACACTTCCCTTACTGCAATTGATTCGCAATAAAAATATTCCGGTAATATCGGAAATCGAGTTTGCAAAGAAGTTTACAAATGCTTTTACAATTTGTATTACAGGAAGTAACGGAAAAACTACCACCAGCCATCTTATTTACCATATTCTGAAAAATGCAGGTTTCAACGTAGGATTGGCAGGTAATGTCGGAAATAGTTTTGCTATGGAGGTAGCTACTCGGAATTATGACTACTACGTTTTAGAAATTAGCAGCTTCCAGCTTGATGGGATGTTCAATTTTAAAGCGGATATTGCTATTTTACTGAATATTACTCCCGACCATCTCGACAGATACGAAAACAGTTTTGACAAATATGCTGAATCCAAGTACAAGATTTTACAAAACCAAAGTATCCACGATGCTTTTATTTACTGTGCTGATGATGAGATTATACTGAAAAAACTCTATTCAAAAAATATAAGTTCACAACTCTTTTCTTTTTCGCTTTCGGGTGAAAAAAGGGAAGGTGCTTATTTGACAAATAACAAATTGCATTTTACAATTAAAAACAAAACATTTACTATGACACTCGAAGAATTGGCATTGCAAGGCAAACACAACATCTATAATTCGATGGCAGCAGGCATTGCAGCCCGTTTGGTGGATGTAAGAAAAGAAAACATAAAGAGTTGTCTTTCTGATTTTCAAAACGTTGAGCACCGGCTCGAATTTATTGCCAATATTCATGGTATCGAATTTATTAATGATTCAAAAGCTACCAATGTAAACTCGGTATGGTATGCTCTCGAAAGCATGGATAAACCCGTAATCTGGATAGCTGGAGGACAAGACAAAGGCAACGATTATACAAAACTTCGCGAGCTGGTGAAAACAAAAGTAAAAGCTATCATCTGTTTGGGTATTGATAACACCAAAATATATGCTGCATTTTCTGATTTGGTGAAAAATATTACCGAAACCCAAAGTATGGAAGAAGCAGTTGCATTTGCCTATCATCTGGCAGAATCGGGAGAAAAAGTGCTGCTTTCGCCTGCTTGTGCCAGTTTTGATTTGTTTGAAAATTACCAGGAAAGAGGCATCCAGTTTAAGCAAGCTGTTAAAAATTTATAAAACAAATAATTATGTTAAAGTTTCTTGATATAAAAGGCGACAGGGTAATTTGGGGTGTGGTAATTCTGCTATCTATTGCTTCTTTAGTGGCAGTGTATAGTTCCACCGGGATGTTAGCCTTTCAGGAAAAGGGGGGAAATACCGAATATTACCTGATAAAACATTTTTTTATTCTGCTCATCGGGTTAGGACTAATTTATGCAACACATAAAATAAAATACCATAAATTTTCGCGAATATCAATAATTGCATATATAATCTCTATTCCATTATTGATAATATTAATGGTTGCTGGAAAAAACCACAACGAAGCTGTCCGCTCTCTCGAAATTCCTATTATTCATTTGTCGTTCCAGCCCTTTGATGTTGCCAAACTATCGCTTATTCTATTTATTGCACATTTATTAACCAATGCCGAAACCTATTTTCAATCAGTACAAAAAGCCTTCTACCCCATTCTTATCATCGTTTCCATTATTTGCGGACTTATTTTTCCATCCAATTTTTCAACATCTGCCTTGCTTTTTTTAATTTGTCTTATTATGATGTATATAGGAGGTATTAATTGGAAAAAAATAGCATTGATACTTGGCATCGGACTTGGCTTGGTTGCACTTATTTATCTTATGGGAGATAGCCTGCCCGACTGGGGAAGGTTAAAAACCATACAATCAAGAATTGAAAGCCATATTCACCCCGATAAAGCCAACAACAAAGATGAACTTTTCCAGGCAGAACAATCGCGGATAGCAATTGCCACCGGTGGGGTTTTCGGGAAAATGCCAGGTAATGGTACCCAAAAAAATATTCTTCCTTATCCCTACTCCGATTTTATTTATGCCATCATTATTGAAGAATTTGGTTTAGTTGGAGGTGGTTTTTTACTGCTCATGTACCTTATTCTAATTTACAGGGGTGTACGTATCGCTACCAAATGCCCTTATAATTTTGGTGCCATAGCAGCATTTGGTATATCGTTAGCACTTGTTATTCAGGCAATTGTTAATATGGGAGTAACCGTTAGCATTTTTCCTGTTACCGGTCAGAATTTACCCTTAGTAAGTATGGGGGGAACTTCAGTGTGGTTTACCTGTATATCTATTGGTATTATGCTAAGTATCAGCAAAGAAATAGAGCCACCCATAGAAAGTACTTTAGAAAACTCAGAAGAAATTGAACCAAACGATACGGAATATGCAACAGCGTAACCTAAAAATAATCATCAGTGGAGGAGGTACCGGGGGACATATTTTCCCGGCTATTGCCGTTGCAAATGCCATCAAGGCATTACAACCCAGTACAGAAATTCTTTTTGTGGGTGCTAAGGGACGTATGGAAATGGAAAAAGTTCCCCAAGCAGGCTTTCCTATCGAAGGATTATGGATCAGTGGTTTTCAACGCAAATTAACTGTAAAAAACCTGCTTTTCCCTATAAAACTTATCCATAGTTTATTAAAGGCAAAAAAAATTATCAGGAAATTTGCTCCCAATGCCGTAGCTGGTTTCGGGGGTTATGCCAGCGGTCCCATCCTGAAAGCAGCAGCCGGAAAACACATCCCTATGGCTATTTGGGAAGGAAATTCTTTTGCAGGAGTTACCAATAAGCTACTTGCCCGTTCCGCAGAAAAAATTTTCGTAGCCTATAGCGGTATGGAGAAATTTTTTCCTGCAAACAAATTGATTATGAGTGGTAATCCTGTACGTAAAAAATTGGTAAACACAAATGTTAGCCAGGTTGAAGCACTTCGTTTTTTTGGTTTGCCCCCTGCCAAAACACTGTTGGTAATAGGCGGAAGCCTTGGTGCATTCACCATCAACGCCAGCATACGGGCATCTCTCGAAATATTAATAAAAAACAATATATCAGTTATATGGCAAACAGGTAAACTGTATTTTGACGAAATACAAGCAATTGTAAATACATCAGAACATACGAATATCCGTGTTTTCGATTTCATCCAACGTATGGATATGGCATATACCGCTTCAGATATTGTAATTTCAAGAGCCGGAGCCTTATCTATTTCCGAACTCTGTGTTACAGGAAAGCCTGCCGTTTTGGTTCCCTCGCCTAACGTTGCCGAAGATCACCAGACAAAAAACGCCAAAGCCTTATTCAATGCAGGTGCAGCACTTATGATAAAAGATACTGAAGCTGTGAAAAAATGTGGAGAAATATTAATTGCATTATTTGAAGATGAAAACAAAAGAGCAGAACTCAGCCACAATATCCTAAAATTAGCACTTCCTGCAGCCGCCGAAATAATAGCTGACGAAATAATTAAAATGACCCATGTTAATAAAATAAATTGCTTGATTTAAAAAACATACGGACAGTATACTTTCTTGGCATAGGAGGTATCGGCATGAGTGCCCTTGCCAGATACTTTCAATTTCAGGGTTGCAAAGTATATGGATACGACAAAATAGCATCTGCTCTTACCAACGCATTGGAAAAGGAAGGTATCGTTATCCGGTTTGATGAGGATATAACAAAAATTCCCGAAACTACTGACCTGGTAGTACTTACACCTGCCATTCCTAACGACAATACTCTCTTGCAGTATTTTATCAAGAATAACACCCCCATAAAAAAACGTGCAGAAGTACTCGGACTCATTGCACGTGAAGGTTTAAATATTGCAGTTGCAGGTACCCACGGAAAGACAACTGTTACTACCCTTATTTCGCACCTGCTCAAACAATCTATTGTTGATTGTACTGCTTTTCTGGGTGGAATTTCCAAAAATTATAATACAAATCTTTTGCTTTCTACCTATAGCAAGTATATAGTTGCCGAAGCCGACGAATACGACAGGTCATTTTTACAATTGTTTCCGCATATTGCAATTATCACTTCAATTGACGCAGATCACCTTGATATATACGGTAGTAAAGCATCGTTGGAAGATTCATTTTGTAAGTTTGCCCTACAAGTCCAGGAAAAGGGTTATTTAATAGTTAATATGAAAATTAACATCCCCTTTAATCTTGATAAAAATGCCAAAGTATATCAATATTCATTACAAGATGAAAAAGCCGACTTCTATGCTTCCGGAATCCAAATGAACAAAGGATTATATTCATTTGATTTTCATTATCCTGATGGGGTCATAACCGACTTACGGCTGGGACTTCCGGGTTTGTTCAATGTTGAAAATGCAGTTGCAGCCCTGGCAGCCACCTGGTTGTGCAAAGTACAATCTTCGGAATTGCGAAAAGCTTTGCTGACTTTCAGTGGGGTAAAACGGCGTTTCGATTACAGATTCAAATCGCCGGAATGTGTTTATATTGACGACTATGCACATCACCCCGAAGAATTGAAAACTTGTATTTCTTCCATCCGGAATCTCTATCCCGGGAAAAAAATTATGGGTATTTTCCAGCCCCATCTTTTTTCACGCACAAGGGATTTTGCGGAAGAGTTTGCCCGAAGTCTCGAATTGCTCGACAAAATAATTTTGCTCGATATTTACCCTGCAAGGGAAAAGCCCATCGAAGGAATCACATCTCAGTTTTTATTGGATAAAATTGAAAAAAAAGAAAAAAAGTTGTGTACTAAAGAAAATGTTCTCGACGAAATAGAAAACAATCTTCCGGAAATCATAGTTACACTCGGAGCCGGTGATATTGACCGTTTGGTAGAACCTATTGTAAATATGTTAAATAAACGTATTAATACGCAAGACCATGAGAATTAAGAAGTTTTTACGGTGGGGAGGTTGGATATTAACTGCGGGAGCTTTACTGACGGTAATAATTTTTACACAACGTAAATACCATGAGGCTGTTTGTACAGATATTGCGATACAAATTTCCTACGGTACCACAGATACCCTGCTCTCTGTAAAAGATGTTCATGAAATGGTCTCGAAGGTTATAAAAAAATGCAAGGGGATAAAATTGCAAAGTATTAATACGGAATTAATTGAATCTGTAATCAAACAAAATCCTTATATTTCAGATGCCGAGGCTTTTATTACCTTAGATGGAGTGCTAAAAATTAAAGTGTTGCAAAGAATACCTCTGGTAAGAATCATTAACAACAATGGTATAAGTTTTTATCTCGACACTGCCGGAAAAGTTATGCCCATTCATCCGGACAATCCTGTGCGCTTGCTTATTGCCCGTGGAAACATCCCGTTTGCATATAAAACAGGAGTGTATCCCAGCATTAAGCCTAAAAGCCCCAAAGACAGTGTATTGCTTAAAAGCACTGTATATAAAGCATTTATAACAGCAAGATATATTTATAATAACGATGTTTTATATTCCATGATTGGAGATATTTACGTAAACAATCATGAGGAAATAGAAGTAACTCCAGTGATGGGAACGCAGGAAATACTCCTTGGCAATATAGATAATTTGGATACAAAATTTGATAATCTGCTGCTCTTTTACCAGAAAGGCATTACCCGCGAAGGATGGCATAATTACAAATCAATCAACATAAAATATAAAAATCAAGTAGTTTGTTCAAAAAAGTAACGATATGAAAAACGCAGAAATTATTGTAGGGTTAGATATTGGCACAACAAAAATTGCAGTGCTGGTAGGACGAAAAGACCAATTCGGAAAGGTGGAAATACTTGGGTCTGGCAAAACTGAGTCCATAGGAGTAAAAAGAGGAGTAGTAGCAAATATTGAGAATACTACACAATCTATTATTCAGGCGGTTAAAGAAGCTTCCGAAAAATCGGGAGTAAATATAGCAACAGTATACGTAGGTATTGCCGGACAGCATATCAAAAGTTTGCAACACAGGGGTAGCATCATCCGCGATAATGGTGAACAGGAAATAAGTCAGAAAGATGTGGATTTACTGGCAGATAAAATGCACAAATTGGCAGTGGGTGCCGGTGACAAAATTATTGATGTAATTCCTCAGGATTATATAATTGACGGAGAAACAGGAATTAAGCAGCCCATTGGTATTGCAGGTATTACGTTGGAAGCTAACTTTCATATTATTACAGGGCAGGTTACCGCGGCATTAAACATTAAAAGATGTATTGAAAAAGCTAATCTTGCATTCAGCGGAATGATAATAGAACCCATTGCCTCTGCCGAAGCTGTTTTGAGCGAAGAAGAAAAAGAAGCCGGGGTTGTACTTGTCGACATAGGTGGTGGTACTACCGATATTGCCATTTTTAAGGATAACATACTAAAACACACAGCCGTAATACCATTTGGCGGAGATATTATCACAGAAGATGTAAAAGAAGGCTGTTCAATTATTAAAAAACAGGCTGAAGAATTAAAGATAAAATTCGGTTCTGCTCTTGCCCGTGAAAACCGTGATGATCAGGTAGTAGCAATACCCGGTTTGCGTGGAAGACCCCCCAAGGAAATTACTTTAAAAAACCTTGCTAACATCATACAGGCGAGGATGGAAGAAATAATTGAACATGTTGATTTTGAAATCAAAAATTCAGGCGTTCGAAAACTAAATGCAGGAATAGTTCTTACAGGTGGCGGAGCTTTGTTGAAACATGTTGTACAATTAACCGAATTTAAAACAGGAATGGAAACCCGTATCGGCTATCCCAATGAAAATATTTCGGGTAAAGTTTCCGACGAATTGGCAAGCCCGATGTATTCTACCGGAATAGGAGTTGTTTTGATCGGATTTAATCGTGAAAAGCGTGCCCTGGCAGATGAAAGAAACGAAGATTCAAGACCTGAACAAAAGCCCGACACCGTTCAACAGCCCTCAAAACGGAAAAAATTTATTGACTGGTGGATTGATTTCTTTGATAAAGAAGCAGAAAAGTAAAAAAAAAATTAACAACACATTTGTTCATAAATATTCTTTGTAAATGCTATTTCCGAATCATTAATATTTACTTTTAAAATTGAAAAAAATCCTGTTATGCTAAAATTCGATTCTCCTAAAGATCAAAATTCTATTATTAAAGTCATTGGCGTGGGTGGCGGCGGAAGTAATGCTGTAAACCATATGTTTACACAAGGAATCAAAGGTGTTGATTTT
The Lentimicrobiaceae bacterium genome window above contains:
- the ftsA gene encoding cell division protein FtsA, with the protein product MKNAEIIVGLDIGTTKIAVLVGRKDQFGKVEILGSGKTESIGVKRGVVANIENTTQSIIQAVKEASEKSGVNIATVYVGIAGQHIKSLQHRGSIIRDNGEQEISQKDVDLLADKMHKLAVGAGDKIIDVIPQDYIIDGETGIKQPIGIAGITLEANFHIITGQVTAALNIKRCIEKANLAFSGMIIEPIASAEAVLSEEEKEAGVVLVDIGGGTTDIAIFKDNILKHTAVIPFGGDIITEDVKEGCSIIKKQAEELKIKFGSALARENRDDQVVAIPGLRGRPPKEITLKNLANIIQARMEEIIEHVDFEIKNSGVRKLNAGIVLTGGGALLKHVVQLTEFKTGMETRIGYPNENISGKVSDELASPMYSTGIGVVLIGFNREKRALADERNEDSRPEQKPDTVQQPSKRKKFIDWWIDFFDKEAEK